CTGACTAACTAGCTTACTGGTGCGATGGATTTCATCATTTTTAAGACTAGTATGAACACCTAGATACTCTGAACGAGTTTGCAAAATCATTGCAATTTCTTCTAGAGAACAGTTACCTGCACGCTCACCAATACCATTAATCGTGCCTTCAACTTGGCGAGCACCTGCTTGAACCGCCGCAATTGAGTTTGCAACTGACATACCTAAATCATCATGACAGTGAACTGAGATGATGGCTTTATCAATATTTGGAACTCGATTAAATAGGGTTTGAATAATACCGCCAAATTCACCAGGAATGGTGTAACCCACCGTATCTGGAATATTGATGGTATTTGCACCTGCGTTGATCGCGGCTTCTACCATACGACATAGGTTATCAATAGGAGTACGGCCTGCATCTTCACAAGAAAATTCAACATCATCGGTGTATTTACGAGCACGCTGAACGGCTTTGACGCCCATTTCTACTACGTCATCATAACTACGACGTAACTTATCTTGAACGTGAACCGTTGAGGTTGAAATGAAGGTGTGAATTCGAAACGCTTCTGCGACTTTTAATGCGTCAGCTGCGACATCGATATCTTTAGTAACCGCACGAGAAAGGGCACAAATACGACTGTTTTTGATGTGTTTTGCTATGGTTCGTACCGACTCAAAATCACCTGGCGATGAAATTGGAAAGCCAGCTTCAATGACATCAACACCAAGACGCTCAAGCGCAAACGCAATCTGCAATTTTTCTTTTACGGTTAAGCTTGCAGACAGTGCTTGCTCGCCATCTCTTAAGGTGGTGTCGAATATTATGACTTGATCGCTCATGGGCTTTCTTCCTTGTGTATGTCGTGCGCTTTGACGGCGGTTATCCATAAAAAA
The Aliivibrio salmonicida LFI1238 genome window above contains:
- the leuA gene encoding 2-isopropylmalate synthase, whose amino-acid sequence is MSDQVIIFDTTLRDGEQALSASLTVKEKLQIAFALERLGVDVIEAGFPISSPGDFESVRTIAKHIKNSRICALSRAVTKDIDVAADALKVAEAFRIHTFISTSTVHVQDKLRRSYDDVVEMGVKAVQRARKYTDDVEFSCEDAGRTPIDNLCRMVEAAINAGANTINIPDTVGYTIPGEFGGIIQTLFNRVPNIDKAIISVHCHDDLGMSVANSIAAVQAGARQVEGTINGIGERAGNCSLEEIAMILQTRSEYLGVHTSLKNDEIHRTSKLVSQLCNMPIQSNKAIVGANAFSHSSGIHQDGMLKNKNTYEIMTPESIGLKNKALNLTSRSGRAAVKSHMDSMGYKAEEYNLDTLYADFVKLADRKGQVFDYDLEALMHFANLRDEDDFYKLNYLSVQSGSVMATTSIKLLCGDEEKCEAAVGNGPVDALYQCIYKLTGYEIVLDKFDLTAKGEGEDGLGQADIIANYKGRKYHGTGLATDIIEASGQALLHVINSIHRADQIAEIKQNKITTV